A region of the Chlamydia buteonis genome:
GAGTACACGATTCTCCATCTCAAATTTTTGTTGTGCTAATTCCTCTAACTGACCTTCTAAATAAAAAACACGTTCTCTAAATTGAGATTCACTAGAAGCCAAAGTTCTCTCTAAATCTTGCATTCTCGTTTCGAAACTACTCTCTCTGATCTGATTTTCTTCATGTCTCAAAACCTCAGACTCCAACTCTGAAATTCTCTTAAACATATGTACACGTTCTCTTTCTAACTCCTGTATTTGCTGATTTTCACATTGTAAAGTGCTAACACTATCATCAGGAAGCTGATCATTTGCTGTGTGCACAAGTGAATCATGAGATAGCCTTTCATTCTGTGGAGACTCCATCTGCATATTCTGCTTTCTATTTACTATATGATAAAAGCTCGTGGCTAGAAAAAACAATGCTACTAAAACGCTCATACCTAAAACAATACTTGGAATAACCCCCAATTCAACACTGAAAAGAACAAGAGCGGTTATACTAGAAATAAGAACTAATACAGATAAGAATATGGAAAGCACATAAATGGCCAAACAACCCCTTGAGGAATTAGTCTTGACTAAACACATGTTGGTTTCTAAAGTTGGCGTTAAACACGCAGAAATATATCTCATAATTATCTCACAAACAAATATCACGATTAAAACAACAAGACCTAAAATGTGTTTAGATCTTGTATTGAGAAAAAGAGCGATTTGAAACACTCTTTGCACATTAAAATAGGAAATACGAAATAGAATAAGCTTCACAACTAGGAGCAAAGCCTATTTATTAGAACAAGATGGGGATAGTCTATATACTTGAAGATCGGTTTCGTGTTCTTACAATCGGTTGTAAATTTAAAGTTTCTAACAAAGCTATGCGTTCTTCTTGCTGTCGAATACGAACTAAGGCGCCGGTAAGAGAACTGATTCCCATATCTGTTTCTAAGTTCTCATAATAATTTACAGTAGATTGTAGATGCGCTATGGCCTCTTCTTTTCCTTTTAATAAGTCTTCCAACTGCTGAATATGATCCGCATCTACTTCTTGTTGTTGACTTACAGTGTGTCGTAAATCACTAATCTGTTGATCTTTTTCTTGCAATTCTTGACTAAACCTTTCTTGATTTTGTAATAGAGTTTGTCGCAACCTGGTCAATAGTGTAGCCTTTTCTCTTTCTTGATTCGTCAACTCTAATTCTAAACATTGCATTCTTTCTCTTGTGGACCTTTCTTTAGATTCCATCTCTTGTTGATGCTTGTGATCAAGTCGAAGACGTAGATCCGTCTGTCTTACCATTTCTCTGTAACATTCTTTGTCCTTACTTTCTAACAATAGTGCGTGTTCTTTTCTTAATTGATGAATAATACTGTCTAATTGTACTACACGCTCACACCTCTCTTGTAAGAGAGCTCTTTGTTCCCCAGACATAGAGACCAGACTTGTCTCTATTCCCTTCTGATTTTCCTGCTTGAACAAACGTAAAGAAACTAGTTCGTTATTAGCGATAGCTAGTTGTTGTGATAATTCAAAAACTCTCTCCTGTTCTATGACACTAGAAGTTGACTGTTGTTTAGAACTGCTCTGATAACAAAAATAAACACCCACGACTATAAGTAACAGCCCTGCGATAATAGCCATACCTAGAAGAATAGCGCTTAACAAGCCCAGATCCGCCCTCAGAAAAACGCAAGCTGCTATGCTAGAAACAATTATCAAAATCCCTGACACTATAGCAATCGTATTGATAATAATATGAGAGCGAGTTCTGTCTACACGTGTAGACACTATCTCTTGTCCCTCTAATCTAGAAAACAAGTTCGTCTGCATACATTTCATAAAGAAACCCATAATAAAATAGATAACTTGCACACGCTCGTATTTTACGAATTGTATATTGTCAAGCGTCTGATAGGAATGGCTGCACAGATTAACTAGAAAAGAAAATCAAGAATAGTCTTGTTTAGTGCGCCAAGTATTCATCACAGAGTATTCTCCCCCTTAGATTCCAAAGAAAACACGATGAAAAAGTGTGAAAAGTTTCTCTGTCAAAATCTAACACGC
Encoded here:
- a CDS encoding IncA family protein, with protein sequence MKCMQTNLFSRLEGQEIVSTRVDRTRSHIIINTIAIVSGILIIVSSIAACVFLRADLGLLSAILLGMAIIAGLLLIVVGVYFCYQSSSKQQSTSSVIEQERVFELSQQLAIANNELVSLRLFKQENQKGIETSLVSMSGEQRALLQERCERVVQLDSIIHQLRKEHALLLESKDKECYREMVRQTDLRLRLDHKHQQEMESKERSTRERMQCLELELTNQEREKATLLTRLRQTLLQNQERFSQELQEKDQQISDLRHTVSQQQEVDADHIQQLEDLLKGKEEAIAHLQSTVNYYENLETDMGISSLTGALVRIRQQEERIALLETLNLQPIVRTRNRSSSI